A genomic stretch from Sphingomonas faeni includes:
- the ptsP gene encoding phosphoenolpyruvate--protein phosphotransferase, whose protein sequence is MPLSAAASAREILTSLHDVMASRTSAQAKLNAVVGIIATAIDSEVCSIYLLREGVLELFATRGLDQAAVHVTKLALGEGLVGTIAEDVEVLNLDEAASHPDFAYKPETGEDRFHSFAGVPIIRRERSVGVLAVQHTDRRKYADVEIEALQTVAMVLSELIANAGLIDTTGGGADRPQSTAAMRIPGQKLVDGMGAGFAVYHQPRITIEHTVAEDTDAERHRVYAAFDKMREGIDRMTREAEFGVGGEHVEVLQTYKMFAYDEGWARRINEAIDSGLTAEAAIERVQQRTRQRMRQIDDPLLADRMHDLEDLSNRLLRIVSGQMGTAAQMGLRQDTILIARNLGPAELLEYDKRRLKGVILEEGSLTAHVTIVARAMGVPVLGRVRDIRRLVAEGDMLLLDSAESNVFARPSAAMEEAFDARLAMRQKRKAAFAALRDVPPITKDGHRLTLMVNAGLRDDVAALDVTGADGIGLFRTEFQFLVSATLPQRERQQRLYREVLDAAGDRPVIFRTVDIGGDKALPYLNKEDSDEENPAMGWRALRLGLERDGLMKVQARALLEAAAGRTLNVMFPMVSEPWEFDEARALFEAQRTWLEGRGRKMPLAIRYGAMLEVPALAEMLDILLPRIEFLSIGTNDLTQFLFAADRANPKLAERYDWLSPSILRFIARLVAPVRAAGVDLAVCGEMGGRPLEAMALIGLGIDRLSITPAAVGPIKAMTRSLDRAALTKYMAGLLADPPRDMRGALTAWATENGVEIV, encoded by the coding sequence ATGCCCCTTTCGGCCGCCGCCTCCGCCCGCGAAATTCTCACCAGCCTTCACGACGTGATGGCGTCGCGCACGTCCGCGCAAGCCAAGCTGAACGCCGTAGTCGGCATTATCGCCACCGCGATCGACAGCGAGGTCTGTTCGATCTACCTGTTGCGCGAAGGCGTGCTCGAACTGTTCGCCACCCGCGGCCTCGACCAGGCGGCGGTCCACGTCACCAAGCTTGCGCTGGGCGAGGGGCTTGTCGGCACGATCGCCGAGGACGTCGAGGTGCTCAACCTCGACGAAGCCGCCAGCCACCCCGATTTCGCCTACAAGCCCGAGACCGGCGAGGACCGTTTCCACAGTTTCGCGGGCGTGCCGATCATCCGCCGCGAGCGGTCCGTGGGGGTCCTGGCCGTCCAGCACACCGATCGTCGCAAATATGCGGACGTCGAGATCGAGGCGTTGCAGACCGTCGCGATGGTGCTGTCCGAACTGATCGCCAATGCGGGGCTCATCGACACCACCGGCGGCGGCGCGGATCGCCCGCAGTCGACCGCGGCGATGCGCATCCCCGGGCAAAAGCTGGTCGACGGCATGGGCGCGGGCTTCGCGGTCTATCACCAGCCGCGGATCACCATCGAGCACACCGTCGCCGAGGACACCGACGCCGAGCGTCACCGCGTCTACGCGGCGTTCGACAAGATGCGCGAAGGCATCGACCGGATGACGCGCGAGGCCGAGTTCGGCGTCGGCGGCGAGCATGTCGAAGTGCTCCAGACCTACAAGATGTTCGCGTACGACGAGGGCTGGGCGCGGCGCATCAACGAGGCGATCGACTCCGGCCTCACCGCCGAGGCGGCGATCGAGCGCGTCCAGCAACGCACTCGCCAGCGCATGCGCCAGATCGACGATCCGTTGCTCGCCGACCGGATGCACGATCTGGAGGACCTGTCGAACCGGCTGCTCCGCATCGTCTCCGGGCAGATGGGCACCGCCGCGCAGATGGGCTTGCGCCAGGACACCATTCTCATTGCGCGCAACCTTGGCCCCGCCGAACTGCTCGAATACGACAAGCGGCGTCTGAAGGGCGTGATCCTGGAAGAAGGGTCGCTGACCGCGCACGTCACGATCGTCGCGCGGGCGATGGGCGTACCGGTTCTCGGTCGGGTGCGCGACATCCGCCGCCTCGTGGCGGAGGGCGACATGCTGTTGCTCGACAGCGCCGAGAGCAACGTCTTCGCACGACCCTCCGCGGCGATGGAGGAGGCGTTCGATGCGCGGCTCGCGATGCGGCAGAAGCGCAAGGCTGCGTTCGCGGCTTTGCGCGACGTGCCGCCGATCACCAAGGACGGCCACCGGCTGACGTTGATGGTCAACGCGGGCCTCCGCGACGACGTCGCCGCACTCGACGTTACCGGTGCCGACGGCATCGGCCTGTTCCGCACCGAGTTCCAGTTCCTCGTCTCCGCCACGCTGCCGCAGCGCGAGCGCCAGCAGCGGCTTTACCGCGAAGTGCTCGATGCCGCAGGCGATCGCCCGGTGATTTTCCGCACCGTCGATATCGGTGGTGACAAGGCGCTGCCGTATCTCAACAAGGAAGATTCTGACGAGGAGAACCCGGCGATGGGCTGGCGTGCGCTGCGCCTCGGCCTGGAGCGAGACGGGTTGATGAAGGTGCAGGCGCGGGCGTTGCTGGAGGCGGCTGCGGGCCGCACGCTCAACGTGATGTTCCCGATGGTCAGCGAGCCATGGGAGTTCGACGAGGCGCGGGCGCTGTTCGAGGCGCAGCGGACCTGGCTAGAGGGACGCGGGCGGAAAATGCCGCTGGCGATCCGCTATGGTGCGATGCTGGAGGTGCCGGCGCTCGCCGAGATGCTCGACATCCTGTTGCCGAGGATCGAGTTCCTGTCGATCGGTACCAACGACCTCACGCAGTTCCTGTTCGCCGCCGATCGCGCCAACCCGAAGCTTGCCGAGCGTTACGACTGGCTCAGCCCGTCGATCCTCCGCTTCATCGCGCGGCTGGTCGCACCGGTCCGCGCAGCGGGCGTCGACCTGGCGGTGTGCGGCGAGATGGGCGGGCGTCCGCTGGAGGCGATGGCGCTGATCGGGCTTGGGATCGATAGGTTGTCGATCACTCCTGCGGCCGTCGGTCCGATCAAGGCGATGACGCGTTCGCTCGATCGCGCGGCGCTCACCAAATACATGGCAGGGCTGCTGGCCGATCCGCCGCGCGACATGCGCGGTGCGCTGACCGCCTGGGCGACCGAAAACGGCGTCGAAATCGTCTGA
- the ruvB gene encoding Holliday junction branch migration DNA helicase RuvB encodes MTDTDRILTAAKRPEDVDAALRPKTLDEFVGQKAARENLRIFIQAAKSRGDALDHVLFFGPPGLGKTTLAQIVAREMGVGFRATSGPVIAKSGDLAALLTNLEDGDVLFIDEIHRLQPAVEEVLYPAMEDRALDLMIGEGPSARSVRIDLPRFTLIGATTRQGLLTTPLRDRFGIPVRLQFYTVEELERVVTRAAGLLGLGIAKDGAMEIARRARGTPRIAGRLLRRVRDFANVAGHDTVDARAADAALNRLEVDSLGLDAMDRRYLMMIADIYRGGPVGVETLAAGLSEPRDTIEEVIEPYLIQRGLIARTARGRFLNAGGWKHLGLNPPTGSQDGLFDA; translated from the coding sequence GTGACCGATACAGACCGCATCCTGACCGCCGCCAAGCGTCCCGAAGACGTCGACGCAGCGCTGCGCCCGAAGACGCTCGACGAATTCGTCGGGCAGAAGGCCGCGCGCGAGAATTTGCGGATTTTCATCCAGGCGGCGAAATCGCGCGGCGATGCGCTGGATCACGTGCTGTTCTTCGGGCCGCCGGGGCTGGGCAAGACGACGCTCGCGCAGATCGTCGCGCGGGAGATGGGGGTGGGGTTTCGCGCCACGTCGGGGCCGGTGATCGCGAAGTCGGGGGATCTCGCGGCGTTGCTCACCAATCTCGAGGATGGCGACGTGCTGTTCATCGACGAGATCCACCGGTTGCAGCCGGCGGTCGAGGAGGTGCTGTATCCGGCGATGGAGGACCGTGCGCTGGACCTGATGATCGGCGAGGGGCCGTCCGCGCGCTCGGTGCGGATCGATTTGCCGCGGTTCACGCTGATCGGCGCGACGACGCGGCAGGGGTTGCTGACGACGCCGCTGCGGGATCGGTTCGGGATTCCGGTGCGATTGCAATTCTACACGGTCGAGGAGCTGGAGCGGGTGGTCACGCGCGCGGCGGGGCTGCTCGGGTTGGGGATCGCGAAGGATGGGGCGATGGAGATCGCCCGGCGCGCTCGGGGGACGCCACGTATTGCTGGGCGATTGCTGCGACGGGTGCGCGATTTCGCCAATGTGGCGGGGCATGACACGGTCGATGCGCGGGCGGCCGATGCGGCGCTGAACCGGCTGGAGGTCGATTCGCTTGGGCTCGACGCGATGGATCGGCGGTATCTGATGATGATCGCGGATATTTATCGCGGGGGGCCTGTGGGGGTGGAGACGCTGGCGGCGGGGTTGAGCGAGCCGCGCGATACGATCGAGGAGGTGATTGAGCCGTATCTGATCCAGCGTGGCCTGATCGCGAGAACGGCGCGGGGGCGGTTTCTGAACGCGGGGGGGTGGAAGCACCTAGGCCTGAACCCACCGACCGGCAGCCAGGACGGCCTGTTCGACGCCTGA
- a CDS encoding 2-hydroxyacid dehydrogenase, whose translation MTNDTAQPDLYLLSGVSPALEAALAERFTLHRQNPPATTRAIVGGGSSVVDTALLDRLPALEIVAIHGVGYDGIDLAATRARGIAVTTTPDVLTDDVADLALGLMLAVQRRIVANDRAVRDGGWQVDLARRASGRRIGIFGLGRIGKAIARRAAPFASELHYTARSAKPDFAGVFHADIASLAAACDVLIIAAPGGDATHHIVDAGVLAALGKDGILVNIARGSLVDEPALVTALQAGTIAGVGLDVFADEPSVPETLKTMDQVVLSPHQGSATVDGRAAMAALVVANLDAHFARRPLPTAL comes from the coding sequence ATGACGAACGACACCGCGCAGCCCGACCTGTATCTGCTCTCCGGAGTTTCGCCCGCGCTGGAGGCCGCGCTCGCCGAGCGCTTCACGCTACACCGCCAGAATCCGCCGGCGACGACGCGCGCGATCGTCGGCGGCGGGAGCAGCGTGGTCGACACGGCGTTGCTCGATCGCCTCCCCGCGCTGGAGATCGTCGCGATCCACGGCGTCGGTTACGACGGCATCGACCTCGCCGCGACCAGGGCGCGCGGCATCGCGGTCACCACCACACCCGACGTGCTGACCGACGACGTCGCGGACCTCGCGCTCGGGCTGATGCTGGCGGTGCAGCGGCGGATCGTCGCCAACGACCGCGCGGTACGCGATGGCGGCTGGCAGGTCGACCTCGCGCGCCGGGCAAGCGGGCGGCGGATCGGCATCTTCGGGCTTGGCCGGATCGGCAAGGCCATCGCCAGGCGCGCCGCGCCCTTCGCGAGCGAACTCCATTATACGGCACGCTCCGCCAAGCCCGATTTCGCGGGCGTGTTCCATGCCGACATCGCGTCCCTCGCGGCGGCGTGCGACGTACTGATCATCGCCGCCCCCGGCGGCGACGCAACGCATCATATCGTCGATGCCGGCGTTCTCGCAGCGCTCGGCAAGGACGGCATCCTCGTCAACATCGCTCGCGGCAGCCTGGTTGACGAACCGGCGCTGGTAACGGCACTCCAGGCCGGGACGATCGCAGGCGTGGGACTCGACGTGTTCGCCGACGAACCGTCCGTCCCCGAAACGCTCAAGACGATGGATCAGGTCGTCCTGTCACCACACCAAGGCAGCGCGACCGTCGACGGGCGGGCGGCGATGGCGGCACTGGTCGTTGCCAATCTGGACGCGCATTTTGCCAGACGACCGCTGCCGACTGCACTCTGA
- the ruvA gene encoding Holliday junction branch migration protein RuvA gives MIVHLKGRLDSTGIDHAVIDVGGVGYLVGASARTLSALGPVGEACTVFTELLVGEDFQRLVGFSSADERDWFRLLTGVQGVGARVALAILSALEPVDLSRAIASGDKAMVARANGVGPKLAQRIVMELKDKVGGIALGLGPAVVNAAPGASADAVSALLNLGFRPNEASVAVAAADEELGAGASLDALVRLALRKASKS, from the coding sequence ATGATCGTGCATCTCAAAGGACGGCTGGACTCGACCGGCATCGACCATGCCGTGATCGACGTCGGCGGCGTCGGCTACCTTGTCGGCGCGTCGGCGCGCACCTTGTCCGCGCTGGGGCCGGTCGGCGAGGCGTGTACCGTCTTTACCGAATTGCTGGTCGGCGAGGATTTCCAGCGACTGGTGGGGTTTTCCAGCGCGGACGAGCGCGACTGGTTCCGGTTGTTGACGGGCGTGCAGGGGGTCGGCGCGCGGGTTGCGCTGGCGATCCTGTCGGCGTTGGAGCCGGTCGATCTGTCACGCGCGATCGCGAGTGGCGACAAGGCGATGGTCGCGCGCGCGAACGGGGTGGGGCCAAAGCTCGCCCAGCGGATCGTGATGGAGTTGAAGGACAAGGTCGGCGGTATTGCGCTCGGGCTCGGGCCGGCGGTGGTCAACGCCGCGCCGGGGGCGTCCGCGGATGCGGTGTCGGCGTTGCTCAATTTGGGGTTCCGGCCGAACGAGGCGAGCGTGGCGGTGGCTGCGGCGGACGAGGAACTGGGGGCGGGGGCCTCGCTCGATGCGCTGGTGCGGTTGGCGTTGCGGAAGGCTTCCAAGTCTTAG
- the ruvC gene encoding crossover junction endodeoxyribonuclease RuvC: protein MIILGLDPGLGTTGWGVIRADGNRLSHIANGQIKTDPSMALPRRLTALYNALIDVIRTERPDGAAVEEVLGNTNAQSTLKLGQARGVVLLAAAGAGLHIGEYHPSTVKKGVVGTGGADKKQIQAMMAVLLPGAKLAGPDAADALAVAITHAHHVASAAALARRSGIGA, encoded by the coding sequence GTGATTATTCTTGGTCTCGATCCCGGCCTCGGCACGACCGGCTGGGGCGTCATCCGCGCGGACGGCAACCGCCTGAGCCATATCGCAAACGGCCAGATCAAGACCGATCCGTCCATGGCGCTGCCCCGTCGCCTGACCGCGCTGTATAACGCGCTGATCGATGTCATCCGCACCGAGCGTCCGGACGGCGCTGCGGTCGAGGAGGTGCTGGGCAACACCAATGCGCAGTCGACGTTGAAGCTAGGCCAGGCGCGCGGCGTCGTGTTGCTCGCCGCGGCGGGGGCGGGGTTGCATATCGGCGAATACCACCCCTCGACCGTCAAGAAGGGCGTGGTCGGCACGGGTGGCGCGGACAAGAAACAGATCCAGGCGATGATGGCGGTCCTGCTGCCGGGCGCGAAGCTGGCCGGCCCCGATGCCGCCGATGCGTTGGCCGTCGCGATCACCCATGCTCACCACGTTGCGAGTGCCGCCGCCCTGGCGCGTCGCAGCGGTATCGGAGCCTGA
- a CDS encoding YebC/PmpR family DNA-binding transcriptional regulator, translating to MAGHSKYKNIMYRKGAQDKKRSSAFSKLSREITVAAKMGLPDVDMNPRLRAAVNAAKAASLPKENIQRSIDKASRGDAENYEEIRYEGFGPGGVSLIIEALTDNRNRTATNVRVAVGKNGGNLGAGGSVSHAFDRVGLISYPASAGDADTVFEAALEAGAEDVTSSEDGHEVWTAQGDLHEVAKALEAKLGEAEGAKLAWRPQVMVAVDADDAATLFKLIDALDEDDDVQTVWGNYEVSDEIMESLG from the coding sequence ATGGCAGGCCATTCCAAATACAAGAATATCATGTACCGCAAGGGCGCGCAGGACAAGAAGCGCTCGTCGGCGTTCAGCAAGCTCAGCCGAGAGATCACGGTCGCGGCCAAGATGGGCCTGCCCGATGTCGACATGAACCCGCGCCTGCGCGCGGCAGTCAACGCGGCCAAGGCGGCGTCGCTGCCGAAGGAGAACATCCAGCGCTCGATCGACAAGGCGAGCCGCGGCGATGCGGAGAATTACGAGGAGATCCGCTACGAGGGCTTCGGCCCCGGCGGCGTGTCGCTGATCATCGAGGCGCTGACCGACAACCGCAACCGCACCGCGACCAACGTGCGCGTCGCGGTCGGCAAGAACGGCGGTAATCTGGGCGCGGGCGGTTCGGTCAGCCACGCGTTCGACCGCGTCGGGCTGATCTCGTATCCGGCGAGTGCGGGCGATGCCGACACGGTGTTCGAAGCGGCGCTCGAAGCGGGCGCGGAAGACGTCACGTCGAGCGAGGACGGCCACGAGGTCTGGACCGCGCAAGGCGACCTGCACGAGGTGGCCAAGGCTCTGGAAGCGAAGCTTGGCGAGGCCGAGGGCGCCAAGCTCGCCTGGCGCCCACAGGTCATGGTCGCGGTCGACGCGGACGATGCGGCTACGCTGTTCAAGCTGATCGATGCGCTGGACGAGGACGACGACGTGCAGACCGTCTGGGGGAATTACGAGGTCTCGGACGAGATCATGGAGTCGCTGGGTTGA
- a CDS encoding DUF1003 domain-containing protein, translated as MATHSPLADLSQRLLGKAPGELDEEERRVLAGIEAGTTVSRDAADVSDERATFGERLSDRVAKIGGSWGFIIAFTLVLIGWMLLNSDILVHFGRAFDPYPYIFLNLLLSTVAAIQAPVIMMSQNRQSAKDRLAASLDYETNLRAELDILRVHHKIDHLVLARLEAIEAKIDGLAKSAPDA; from the coding sequence ATGGCCACACACTCCCCGCTCGCCGATCTTTCGCAACGGCTGCTCGGCAAGGCGCCGGGCGAGCTCGACGAGGAGGAGCGCCGGGTCCTCGCCGGGATCGAGGCGGGGACGACGGTCAGTCGCGATGCGGCGGACGTGTCGGACGAGCGTGCGACATTCGGCGAGCGGTTGTCGGACCGGGTGGCGAAGATCGGCGGGTCGTGGGGGTTCATCATCGCGTTTACGCTGGTGCTGATCGGCTGGATGCTGCTGAATTCGGACATCCTCGTGCATTTCGGGCGGGCGTTCGATCCGTATCCCTACATCTTCCTCAACCTGCTGCTGTCGACCGTGGCCGCGATCCAGGCGCCGGTGATCATGATGAGCCAGAACCGGCAATCGGCGAAGGATCGCCTCGCCGCGAGCCTCGACTACGAGACCAATTTGCGTGCCGAACTCGACATCCTGCGCGTGCATCACAAGATCGATCACCTGGTGCTGGCCCGCCTCGAAGCGATCGAGGCGAAGATCGACGGTCTGGCGAAATCCGCGCCTGACGCCTAA
- a CDS encoding ATP-binding protein: MTVSVNMGTDGNGTAVGVDLEELLATRLLVQGNSGSGKSHLLRRLLERSAGHVQQIVIDPEGDFVTLAGPHGHVVIEAGDYSEREIARIATRLREHRTSAVLSLEGLEVEGQMRCAASFLSALFDAPREHWYPVLVVVDEAQMFAPVTGGEVSEEVRRASLAAMTNLMCRGRKRGLAGVIATQRLAKLAKNVAAEASNFLMGRTFLDIDMARAADLLGMERRQAEAIRDLQRGTFMALGPAVSRRPITVKIGDVATSARSGSPKLTPLPSAAPMDLQDLLSEPVVDAPELGLMFDSRPRRVPAEELLDGIARPPEPRTAAPPPPEKTDDEVEAVYADVFRAIVEDPESTLRPPSVLFQDFQVRCRMGGLAKPPLDLPGFVRRLSCARAGIFDMTDEAWTAALDVASGLPDDMLGAFLLVARAAREGEPCPSDARIAATYGTSSLGRVKRLIGYIESRELIVCRTDLAGKRSITIPGLGWTTLPAEAA; this comes from the coding sequence ATGACGGTTAGCGTGAATATGGGCACCGACGGCAATGGTACTGCCGTCGGCGTCGACCTGGAGGAACTACTCGCCACCCGCCTGTTGGTGCAGGGCAATTCGGGATCGGGAAAATCGCATCTGCTGCGCCGGCTGCTCGAGCGATCGGCGGGGCATGTCCAGCAGATCGTGATCGATCCCGAAGGCGACTTCGTGACGCTCGCCGGCCCCCACGGGCATGTCGTGATCGAGGCGGGCGACTATAGCGAACGCGAGATCGCCCGCATCGCCACGCGGTTGCGCGAACACCGGACGTCCGCCGTGCTCAGCCTCGAAGGGCTCGAGGTCGAGGGCCAGATGCGCTGCGCCGCGTCGTTCCTGTCCGCGCTGTTCGATGCCCCGCGCGAGCATTGGTATCCGGTACTGGTGGTGGTCGACGAGGCCCAGATGTTCGCGCCCGTCACTGGCGGCGAGGTGTCGGAGGAAGTGCGCCGCGCGTCCTTGGCGGCGATGACGAACCTGATGTGCCGCGGCCGTAAACGCGGCCTCGCCGGCGTGATCGCGACGCAGCGTCTCGCGAAACTGGCAAAGAACGTCGCCGCGGAGGCGTCGAACTTCCTCATGGGCCGCACCTTCCTCGACATCGACATGGCCCGCGCCGCCGACCTGCTCGGCATGGAGCGGCGCCAGGCCGAAGCGATTCGCGATCTCCAGCGCGGCACGTTCATGGCGCTCGGCCCCGCAGTCTCGCGCCGGCCGATCACCGTGAAGATCGGCGACGTCGCCACGTCCGCGCGCAGCGGCAGCCCCAAGCTCACCCCCCTCCCCAGCGCCGCGCCGATGGACCTGCAGGATCTGCTGTCCGAGCCGGTGGTCGACGCCCCCGAACTTGGCCTGATGTTCGATTCGCGCCCACGTCGCGTGCCGGCGGAGGAGCTGCTCGACGGCATCGCCCGCCCGCCCGAGCCGCGCACCGCCGCACCGCCGCCGCCGGAAAAGACCGACGACGAGGTCGAGGCAGTCTACGCCGACGTCTTCCGCGCGATCGTCGAGGATCCGGAATCGACGCTGCGCCCGCCGTCGGTGCTGTTCCAGGATTTCCAGGTCCGCTGCCGGATGGGCGGCCTCGCCAAGCCACCGCTCGATCTCCCCGGCTTCGTCCGCCGCCTGAGCTGCGCCCGCGCCGGCATCTTCGACATGACCGACGAAGCCTGGACGGCGGCGCTGGACGTGGCGAGCGGCCTCCCCGACGACATGCTCGGCGCGTTCCTGCTGGTTGCGCGTGCGGCGCGCGAAGGCGAACCCTGTCCGTCAGACGCGCGGATCGCGGCGACCTACGGGACAAGCTCACTGGGTCGGGTAAAGCGGTTGATCGGCTATATAGAGAGCCGCGAACTGATCGTCTGCCGCACCGATCTCGCCGGCAAACGCTCGATCACCATACCCGGACTAGGCTGGACTACTCTGCCGGCGGAAGCTGCGTAG
- a CDS encoding DUF2312 domain-containing protein — translation MGGGAVAADELRLLIERAERLEEEKKGISDDIKDVMAEAKGRGYDPKAIRKILSIRKKKKEEYQEEEAILEVYLQALGMI, via the coding sequence ATGGGCGGCGGCGCGGTCGCAGCGGACGAACTGCGCCTGCTGATCGAGCGCGCCGAGCGTCTCGAAGAAGAGAAGAAGGGTATCTCGGACGACATCAAGGACGTGATGGCCGAAGCCAAGGGCCGTGGTTACGACCCCAAGGCGATCCGCAAGATCCTGTCGATCCGGAAGAAGAAGAAGGAAGAATATCAGGAGGAAGAGGCGATCCTCGAGGTGTATCTCCAGGCGTTGGGGATGATCTGA
- a CDS encoding DUF1244 domain-containing protein, with protein sequence MNPESDSLDTLDDAVAAQAFRRLIRHLRHREDAQNVDLMGLAGFCRNCLSDWVEEAGGLSKDAARETVYGMPYAEWKAHHQGDATPEQLERMKASVAKNAPKNEAV encoded by the coding sequence ATGAATCCCGAATCCGACTCGCTCGACACACTCGACGATGCCGTAGCGGCACAGGCCTTCCGCCGCCTGATCCGCCATCTGCGCCACCGCGAGGATGCGCAGAACGTCGACCTGATGGGGCTCGCCGGTTTTTGCCGCAACTGCCTGTCGGACTGGGTCGAGGAGGCGGGCGGCCTGTCCAAGGATGCCGCGCGGGAAACGGTGTACGGGATGCCGTATGCGGAGTGGAAGGCGCATCACCAGGGCGACGCGACGCCCGAGCAGCTCGAACGAATGAAGGCGAGCGTCGCGAAGAACGCGCCCAAAAACGAGGCCGTCTGA
- the pyk gene encoding pyruvate kinase: MTMAIAPRSRKVRILATLGPASSTPEMIATLFHTGADAFRVNMSHGDQQSKIAVIQAIRALEKEFGRPSTILADLQGPKLRVGKFEGGRTVLETGSTFLLDRDPTPGDATRVELPHDEIFAAIEPGARLLLDDGKLVLRVVSHSPREITTRVEVGGALSNSKGLNVPDVVLPMAALTEKDRSDLDFAVDQGVDWIALSFVQRPEDLWEARKLIGGKAALMAKIEKPAAIERLEEIVEACDGVMVARGDLGVELPPQQVPPLQKRIVEVSRRMGRPVVVATQMLESMITSPSPTRAEVSDVATAVYDGADAIMLSAESAAGAWPVESVAMMDAIGVSVEADPEHGDRMHFTVMKPDPTTADALAEAAKNIAATVSAVAIICFTTSGSTARRIARERPSVPLLVLTPSQETARRLGLLWGTHAVHTRDVESFEDMVAKSKRMALRHGMAKAGDRVIVLAGVPFRTPGSTNVLHVVRIVGDELKGHHSQV; the protein is encoded by the coding sequence ATGACCATGGCCATCGCACCCCGTTCGCGGAAAGTCCGCATCCTCGCGACGCTCGGCCCTGCCAGCAGCACCCCCGAGATGATCGCAACGCTCTTCCACACCGGCGCCGACGCGTTCCGGGTCAACATGAGCCACGGCGACCAGCAGTCGAAGATCGCCGTGATCCAAGCGATTCGCGCGCTCGAAAAGGAATTCGGTCGCCCTTCGACTATCCTCGCCGATCTCCAGGGTCCGAAACTGCGCGTCGGCAAGTTCGAGGGCGGGCGCACCGTGCTTGAAACCGGCTCCACCTTCCTGCTCGATCGCGACCCGACGCCGGGCGACGCGACGCGCGTCGAACTCCCGCACGACGAGATCTTCGCGGCGATCGAGCCGGGCGCACGCCTGCTGCTCGACGACGGCAAGCTGGTCCTGCGCGTCGTGTCGCACAGCCCGCGCGAGATCACGACTCGGGTCGAGGTCGGCGGCGCGCTGTCGAACAGCAAGGGGCTGAACGTCCCCGACGTCGTGCTGCCGATGGCCGCGTTGACCGAGAAGGATCGCAGCGACCTCGATTTCGCGGTCGACCAGGGCGTCGACTGGATCGCCTTGTCGTTCGTCCAGCGCCCGGAAGACCTCTGGGAAGCGCGCAAGCTGATCGGCGGCAAGGCGGCGCTGATGGCGAAGATCGAGAAGCCCGCCGCGATCGAGCGGCTGGAAGAGATCGTCGAGGCCTGCGACGGCGTGATGGTCGCGCGCGGCGATCTCGGCGTCGAACTGCCCCCGCAGCAGGTGCCGCCGCTGCAAAAGCGCATCGTCGAGGTCTCGCGCCGGATGGGCCGCCCGGTGGTGGTCGCGACGCAGATGCTCGAGTCGATGATCACCTCGCCCTCGCCGACCCGCGCCGAAGTGTCCGACGTCGCCACCGCGGTATACGACGGCGCCGACGCGATCATGCTGTCGGCCGAAAGCGCGGCGGGTGCATGGCCGGTCGAATCGGTCGCGATGATGGATGCGATCGGCGTGTCGGTCGAGGCAGACCCGGAACACGGCGACCGCATGCACTTCACCGTGATGAAGCCCGACCCGACGACCGCCGATGCGCTCGCCGAGGCGGCAAAGAACATCGCCGCGACCGTATCGGCAGTGGCGATCATCTGCTTCACCACCTCGGGCTCGACCGCCCGCCGGATCGCACGCGAGCGCCCATCGGTGCCGCTCCTCGTACTGACCCCCAGCCAGGAAACCGCGCGCCGCCTCGGTCTGCTGTGGGGCACGCACGCGGTCCACACGCGCGACGTCGAATCGTTCGAGGACATGGTCGCCAAGTCGAAGCGGATGGCGCTGCGCCACGGCATGGCGAAGGCCGGCGACCGGGTCATCGTCCTCGCCGGCGTACCCTTCCGCACGCCCGGCTCGACCAACGTCCTGCACGTCGTCCGCATCGTCGGCGACGAGCTGAAAGGCCATCACTCGCAGGTTTGA